In Microbulbifer sp. GL-2, the following are encoded in one genomic region:
- a CDS encoding DUF2254 domain-containing protein: MKKFGHLYEKLRSSFWSVPLVMILMALLLAWLMRTLDNLAALPLSDRQGWSLPSLLQIRDTESARALLSVIAGSTITVAGTVFSITMVALTLASNQYGPHLVRNFIRDRGTQVSLGIFLATFTYALVTMRVIGRSGGALGSYGFSVQFALLLTLASIGCLVYFIHNVAQSIQADNITQRVYSEFYQSINREYPETTDADKGQLFDVSRLKLGNNQMAVPTSRSGYVQFIDREKLISIARQYNCCIKIECHPGSFLHSWNDIGRIYQDQNNSPALSQSQVQSAILIGSLPTSEQDVVFCIQQLSQIAVRALSSGINDPFTAYSSVERLVEGLGKVLLRPELPNCFTDSSNQLRLISCRLEFSQLLSAALDEIIEHGHSNGVFILHLLNSLSNLTGICRRKKDKSALSDYLSRLSEDSDFYIKSASDLNAIKEKISDIQTRLTD; the protein is encoded by the coding sequence ATGAAAAAATTTGGACACTTGTATGAGAAGTTACGCTCCAGTTTCTGGAGTGTGCCTTTAGTAATGATTCTGATGGCGCTGCTCCTCGCATGGCTGATGCGCACTCTGGATAATTTAGCTGCCCTCCCTCTCAGTGACAGGCAAGGATGGTCACTTCCCTCCCTGCTACAGATACGTGATACGGAAAGTGCCCGCGCCCTATTGTCAGTAATCGCCGGATCAACCATCACTGTCGCAGGAACGGTATTTTCGATCACAATGGTGGCTCTGACACTCGCTTCAAATCAATATGGTCCCCACCTGGTACGCAACTTCATCCGCGATAGAGGCACCCAGGTTTCCCTGGGTATTTTTCTCGCAACCTTTACCTATGCACTAGTCACCATGCGTGTAATCGGGAGATCAGGGGGGGCATTGGGTAGTTACGGTTTTTCGGTGCAGTTTGCCTTGCTGTTAACCTTGGCCAGTATCGGGTGCCTGGTTTATTTCATTCACAATGTCGCTCAGTCCATACAGGCAGACAACATCACCCAGCGTGTTTACAGCGAATTCTACCAATCAATTAATCGCGAGTACCCAGAGACTACCGACGCTGACAAAGGGCAATTATTCGATGTATCGAGATTGAAGCTGGGAAACAACCAGATGGCTGTGCCAACTTCTCGTAGTGGTTACGTACAGTTTATTGATCGCGAGAAGTTAATCAGTATTGCCCGGCAGTATAATTGCTGTATAAAAATTGAATGCCACCCAGGCTCGTTTCTACACAGCTGGAATGATATCGGGCGTATTTACCAAGATCAGAATAATTCACCTGCTTTATCACAATCACAGGTTCAGAGCGCTATACTGATTGGCTCTCTGCCCACCTCTGAGCAGGATGTTGTTTTCTGTATCCAGCAATTGTCACAAATTGCTGTACGCGCACTATCTTCTGGCATCAACGACCCGTTTACTGCTTACTCTAGTGTCGAGCGCCTAGTCGAAGGCCTGGGTAAGGTCTTATTGCGCCCAGAGCTTCCAAACTGCTTTACCGATTCATCCAATCAATTACGCCTCATCAGCTGTCGACTGGAATTTTCTCAATTGCTCAGCGCCGCACTGGATGAAATTATTGAACACGGCCATTCCAATGGCGTCTTTATTCTCCACCTGCTCAATTCACTAAGCAATCTAACCGGAATCTGCAGGCGTAAAAAAGATAAGTCAGCCTTATCCGATTACCTCAGCCGTCTTTCTGAAGACAGCGATTTTTACATTAAAAGTGCCAGTGATTTAAATGCTATTAAAGAAAAAATATCCGACATTCAAACGAGGCTGACAGACTAA
- a CDS encoding ribonucleoside-diphosphate reductase subunit alpha: MHTETGRSQIVPAEKSGTSSDQATGGTTLAATAPGQIRVIKRNGTVVPYDDSKISVAVTKAFLAVEGGTAAASSRVHEQVGELVSQISATFKRRMPSGGTIHIEEIQDQVELALMRAGEQKVARDYVLYREEHARLRAEKGSQAPAEQQAVDAHPSIRVKLEDDSLVPLDMERLRTVVSEACEGLKDVNADAILGEALKNLYDGVSENDINTALVITARTLVEQEPNYTYATASLLIDKLRSEALRFLGVAERATQHEMEKLYASTLPAYVEKGIELELLDPALATFDLEKLGQALKGERDHQFTYLGLQTLYDRYFLHSDDIRFELPQIFFMRVAMGLSINEENKNERAVDFYNLLSSFDYMSSTPTLFNAGTLRPQLSSCYLTTVPDDLHGIYGAIRDNAMLSKWAGGLGNDWTPVRSLGSYIKGTNGKSQGVVPFLKVANDTAVAVNQGGKRKGAVCAYLETWHLDIEEFLELRKNTGDDRRRTHDMNTANWVPDLFMKRVFEDKEWTLFSPADCPDLHDLFGSAFEERYNHYEQLAAEGKLRLFKKIRALDLWRKMLGMLFETGHPWITFKDSCNLRSPQQHAGVVHSSNLCTEITLNTKADDEIAVCNLGSVNLAQHIGEDGELDRTKLANTVKTAVRMLDNVIDINYYAVESARQSNMRHRPVGMGLMGFQDALYKAGIAYASDEAVTFADNTMEAISFEAITASSDLAAERGKYQTYEGSLWSKGVLPLDSIQTLAEQRGQQFIEQDTSSTLDWDGLREKVKAQGMRNSNVMAIAPTATIANITGVSQSIEPTYQNLYVKSNLSGEFTVVNPYLVHDLKDRGLWDQVMVNDLKYYEGSVQKIDRVPEDLKAKYCTAFEVEPRWIVDAASRRQKWIDQAQSLNLYIAGADGKKLDLTYRMAWFRGLKTTYYLRALAATTTEKSTVNSGTLNAVSAHGSSNGMTAAAPAEQTAPAPAAVPQACSLDDPDCEACQ, from the coding sequence ATGCACACAGAGACAGGGCGCTCTCAAATCGTGCCTGCGGAAAAGTCGGGCACCTCAAGCGACCAGGCTACTGGCGGCACCACTCTGGCCGCTACCGCACCGGGACAGATTCGCGTTATCAAGCGCAATGGCACCGTTGTCCCCTACGACGACAGTAAAATTTCCGTCGCCGTTACCAAGGCCTTTCTCGCTGTTGAAGGCGGCACCGCCGCTGCGTCCAGCCGTGTCCACGAACAGGTTGGAGAGCTGGTTAGCCAGATCAGTGCCACCTTCAAGCGCCGCATGCCCTCTGGCGGCACCATCCACATTGAGGAAATCCAGGATCAAGTAGAGCTGGCCCTGATGCGCGCCGGCGAACAAAAAGTTGCGCGCGACTATGTACTTTACCGTGAAGAGCACGCCCGCCTGCGCGCTGAGAAAGGCAGCCAGGCCCCGGCTGAGCAGCAAGCCGTTGATGCACACCCGAGCATCCGGGTAAAACTCGAAGACGATAGCCTGGTCCCTCTGGATATGGAGCGCCTGCGCACTGTTGTCAGCGAGGCTTGTGAAGGTCTTAAGGATGTCAATGCCGACGCTATCCTCGGTGAAGCCCTGAAGAACCTCTACGATGGCGTTTCCGAAAACGATATCAACACCGCACTGGTAATTACCGCGCGTACCCTGGTTGAGCAAGAGCCCAATTACACTTACGCCACCGCCAGCCTACTGATAGACAAACTGCGTTCCGAGGCCCTGCGTTTCCTTGGTGTAGCTGAGCGCGCGACCCAGCACGAAATGGAAAAGCTCTACGCTTCCACCCTGCCCGCGTATGTGGAAAAGGGAATTGAACTGGAACTGCTTGATCCGGCACTGGCCACCTTCGACCTGGAAAAACTCGGCCAGGCCCTGAAGGGCGAACGCGATCACCAGTTTACATATCTGGGCTTGCAAACCCTGTACGACCGCTACTTCCTGCACAGCGATGACATTCGTTTCGAGTTGCCGCAGATCTTCTTTATGCGTGTGGCCATGGGCCTTAGCATTAACGAAGAAAACAAGAACGAGCGCGCGGTAGACTTCTACAACCTGTTGAGCTCTTTCGACTACATGAGCTCCACCCCGACCCTGTTCAACGCCGGTACCCTGCGCCCGCAGCTGTCCTCCTGCTACCTGACCACGGTACCGGACGACCTGCATGGCATTTACGGCGCTATCCGCGACAACGCCATGCTGTCCAAATGGGCCGGCGGTCTCGGCAACGACTGGACTCCAGTGCGCTCTTTGGGCTCCTATATCAAAGGCACCAACGGCAAATCCCAGGGCGTTGTACCCTTCCTGAAAGTGGCCAACGACACCGCGGTAGCCGTTAACCAGGGCGGCAAGCGCAAGGGCGCTGTCTGTGCCTACCTGGAAACCTGGCACCTGGATATCGAGGAATTCCTCGAGCTGCGTAAAAACACTGGTGACGACCGCCGCCGTACCCACGATATGAACACCGCCAACTGGGTCCCCGACCTGTTTATGAAGCGCGTGTTCGAAGACAAAGAGTGGACCCTCTTCTCGCCGGCCGATTGCCCGGACCTGCACGACCTGTTCGGCAGCGCCTTTGAAGAGCGTTACAACCACTACGAACAACTGGCTGCCGAAGGCAAGCTGCGTCTGTTCAAGAAGATCCGCGCACTCGACCTGTGGCGCAAGATGCTGGGTATGCTGTTCGAAACCGGCCATCCCTGGATCACCTTTAAAGACAGCTGCAACCTGCGCAGCCCGCAGCAGCACGCCGGTGTGGTTCACAGCTCCAACCTGTGCACCGAGATCACTCTCAACACCAAGGCCGATGACGAAATTGCCGTATGTAATCTAGGCTCCGTCAACCTGGCTCAACATATCGGCGAAGACGGCGAGCTGGATCGCACCAAGCTGGCCAACACAGTAAAAACCGCTGTGCGTATGCTCGATAATGTTATCGACATCAACTATTACGCTGTTGAGAGTGCGCGCCAGTCCAACATGCGTCACCGCCCTGTAGGCATGGGCCTGATGGGCTTCCAGGACGCGCTGTACAAAGCCGGCATCGCCTACGCCAGTGACGAAGCAGTAACCTTTGCCGATAACACCATGGAAGCCATCAGCTTCGAAGCCATCACCGCTTCAAGCGACCTGGCAGCCGAGCGTGGCAAGTACCAAACCTACGAAGGCTCCCTGTGGAGCAAAGGTGTTCTGCCCCTGGATTCCATCCAGACCCTTGCAGAACAGCGCGGGCAGCAATTTATCGAACAGGACACCAGCTCCACTCTGGACTGGGATGGCTTGCGCGAAAAAGTAAAAGCCCAGGGTATGCGCAACTCCAACGTGATGGCGATCGCTCCCACCGCAACCATTGCCAATATCACCGGCGTTTCCCAGTCGATCGAACCGACTTACCAAAACCTGTATGTGAAATCGAACCTGTCCGGCGAATTCACCGTAGTAAACCCCTACCTGGTACACGATCTGAAAGATCGCGGCCTATGGGATCAGGTGATGGTCAATGACCTGAAATACTACGAAGGCTCTGTACAGAAAATCGATCGCGTACCGGAAGACCTGAAAGCGAAATACTGCACCGCATTTGAAGTGGAGCCGCGCTGGATAGTGGACGCCGCCAGCCGTCGCCAGAAATGGATCGACCAGGCCCAGTCCTTGAACCTGTATATCGCTGGCGCCGATGGCAAGAAGCTGGACCTGACCTATCGCATGGCCTGGTTCCGCGGCTTGAAAACCACTTACTATCTGCGTGCCCTGGCCGCCACTACTACGGAGAAATCCACAGTGAACAGTGGAACCCTGAATGCAGTAAGCGCACACGGTAGTAGTAACGGCATGACTGCGGCAGCACCTGCCGAACAGACAGCTCCCGCGCCAGCAGCAGTGCCCCAGGCCTGCTCACTGGACGACCCGGATTGCGAAGCCTGCCAGTAA
- a CDS encoding aspartate aminotransferase family protein — MSNYGERTLTLVRGEGNYVWDDQGRRYLDAISGIAVCGLGHCHPKVTEALQEQANTLLHVSNLYNIPAQQQLADRLVYMSGMDNVFFSNSGAEANEAAIKLARKLGNERGLATPHIIVMEGAFHGRTLATLTATGNEKVQQGFAPLPEGFLRVPFNDLAAIKHLATRYSDIVAVLVEPVQGEGGIRVPDPGYLTNLRTLCDQQDWLLMLDEIQTGNGRSGRMFAYQHTDILPDVLTTAKGLGNGTPIGACLARGTASRLFTAGSHGSTFGGNPLACRAGLAVLETLESEWLIERAEKLGTQLLQSLRIQLNDCPLIVDIRGLGLMIGIELERPCTELVEQARAQGILINVTAGNVVRLLPPLTLTDIECQQLAGDISTLIQQFALQAV, encoded by the coding sequence ATGAGTAACTACGGCGAGAGAACCCTGACCCTGGTCAGGGGGGAAGGGAACTATGTGTGGGATGATCAGGGCCGACGATACTTGGATGCCATCTCCGGAATCGCCGTGTGCGGCCTGGGCCACTGCCACCCCAAGGTAACTGAAGCCCTACAGGAGCAGGCCAATACCCTGCTGCATGTCTCCAATCTGTACAACATTCCGGCACAACAACAACTGGCTGATCGGCTGGTTTATATGTCGGGCATGGATAACGTTTTCTTTTCCAACTCGGGGGCTGAAGCGAATGAGGCGGCAATCAAGCTGGCACGAAAGCTCGGCAACGAGCGCGGACTGGCAACACCCCATATCATTGTAATGGAGGGGGCCTTCCACGGACGTACTCTTGCTACTCTCACCGCAACCGGCAATGAAAAAGTCCAGCAGGGTTTTGCCCCGCTGCCGGAGGGATTTTTAAGAGTGCCATTTAACGACCTCGCCGCCATTAAACATCTGGCCACGCGGTACAGCGATATCGTCGCCGTGCTGGTGGAACCAGTACAGGGCGAAGGTGGTATTCGCGTCCCGGACCCAGGCTACCTGACAAACCTGCGTACCCTGTGTGACCAGCAGGACTGGCTATTGATGCTGGATGAAATCCAGACCGGCAATGGCCGCAGTGGCAGGATGTTTGCCTACCAGCACACGGACATATTGCCGGATGTACTCACTACCGCCAAAGGACTAGGCAACGGCACCCCAATCGGCGCTTGCCTGGCACGCGGTACTGCTTCGCGACTGTTTACTGCGGGCAGCCACGGCTCTACTTTCGGTGGCAACCCCCTCGCCTGTCGTGCCGGTCTCGCCGTACTCGAGACCCTGGAAAGTGAATGGTTGATCGAGCGCGCTGAAAAACTCGGCACACAATTGTTGCAATCTCTGCGCATTCAGCTCAACGACTGCCCCCTTATCGTCGACATTCGCGGGCTCGGCCTGATGATCGGTATAGAGTTGGAACGCCCTTGCACAGAACTGGTAGAGCAAGCCCGTGCACAGGGAATACTGATTAACGTCACCGCAGGCAATGTGGTTCGATTGCTACCACCACTCACCCTGACAGATATCGAATGCCAGCAGCTGGCCGGTGATATCAGTACCCTGATTCAACAGTTTGCCCTGCAAGCAGTCTGA
- the argF gene encoding ornithine carbamoyltransferase: MATRHFLTLLDLSAEELKQIIERAIELKSLRDQGITTDLFRGKVLGMIFEKSSTRTRVSFEAGMAQMGGSALFLSPRDTQLGRGEPIEDSARVISRMVDMVMIRTFAHQTLEHFAAHSRVPVINALTDSYHPCQLLADIQTFVEHRGSPEGKVVAWIGDGNNMCHSYINAARLCDFELRIACPQGYEPDADILAAAGDQVKVVHNPEEAVRNADWVSTDVWASMGQETEQQVRTKAFERFQVNHELMSHANSKAVFMHCLPAHRDEEVSAALLEDESISVVWDEAENRLHAQKALMEFLQEHSA; encoded by the coding sequence ATGGCGACCAGGCACTTCCTCACCTTGCTGGACTTGTCCGCGGAGGAACTGAAACAGATCATTGAGCGCGCTATCGAACTGAAGTCACTGCGCGACCAGGGCATAACCACCGACCTTTTCCGCGGCAAGGTGCTGGGAATGATTTTTGAAAAATCCTCCACCCGCACACGGGTTTCCTTTGAGGCCGGCATGGCGCAGATGGGTGGCAGTGCCCTATTCCTGTCACCACGGGATACCCAACTTGGGCGCGGCGAGCCCATTGAGGACAGTGCGCGAGTCATCTCGCGTATGGTAGATATGGTGATGATCCGCACTTTTGCCCACCAAACCCTTGAGCACTTCGCCGCTCATTCTCGGGTGCCGGTAATTAACGCGCTGACCGACAGCTACCACCCCTGCCAACTGCTCGCCGATATTCAGACCTTTGTCGAACATCGCGGCAGCCCCGAAGGCAAGGTGGTGGCCTGGATCGGTGATGGCAACAACATGTGCCACTCCTATATCAATGCTGCGCGCCTATGCGACTTCGAGCTGCGTATCGCCTGTCCCCAGGGCTACGAGCCGGATGCTGATATTCTCGCCGCCGCCGGCGACCAGGTAAAAGTTGTACACAATCCTGAGGAGGCCGTGCGCAATGCTGACTGGGTCAGCACAGATGTCTGGGCCTCTATGGGCCAAGAGACAGAGCAGCAGGTGCGCACCAAGGCTTTTGAGCGTTTCCAGGTTAACCACGAGTTGATGAGTCACGCCAACAGCAAAGCAGTATTTATGCACTGCCTTCCTGCCCATCGCGATGAGGAGGTGAGCGCCGCATTGCTGGAAGATGAGAGCATCTCCGTAGTCTGGGACGAAGCCGAAAATCGCCTGCATGCTCAGAAAGCACTAATGGAGTTCCTGCAGGAGCACAGTGCCTAA
- a CDS encoding response regulator transcription factor yields the protein MSKRILIIEDDHDILRLLHMHLETLGYSVTTCDNGEQGLMRALNQKFNLLVLDVMLPGLDGLEICRRLRDAGSALPILMLTARNSELDRVLGLEMGADDYLPKPFGVRELQARVKALLRRSALNAQMAPQTDSMITCGRLKIDCSKRLAMLDQQHLELTAREFDLLFYLASHPGRVFRRAQILDAVWGYQHSGYEHTVNSHINRLRSKLERDPAQPQYVLTVWGVGYKFNDAIPA from the coding sequence ATGAGCAAGCGCATTCTGATAATCGAGGACGATCACGACATACTGCGGTTGTTGCACATGCACCTGGAGACTCTGGGTTATTCGGTAACCACATGTGACAACGGAGAGCAGGGGTTGATGCGGGCCCTCAACCAGAAGTTCAATCTGCTGGTACTCGACGTAATGCTGCCGGGTCTGGATGGGTTGGAGATATGCAGACGCCTGAGGGATGCTGGTAGTGCCCTTCCGATCCTGATGCTTACCGCGCGTAATTCCGAGCTGGATCGTGTGCTGGGTCTCGAAATGGGAGCCGATGATTACCTTCCCAAGCCATTCGGTGTGCGCGAGCTTCAGGCACGGGTCAAAGCGCTGTTACGCCGCAGCGCACTTAACGCCCAGATGGCGCCTCAAACAGATTCTATGATCACCTGTGGCCGTCTGAAGATTGACTGTAGTAAACGGCTTGCAATGCTGGATCAGCAGCACCTGGAACTTACAGCACGGGAATTCGACCTCCTGTTTTACCTCGCCAGTCACCCTGGTCGGGTATTTCGTCGAGCGCAGATTCTGGATGCAGTTTGGGGCTACCAGCACAGTGGTTACGAACACACAGTGAACTCACACATCAATCGCTTGCGCAGCAAACTGGAGCGGGACCCTGCACAACCGCAATACGTGTTGACAGTCTGGGGGGTGGGTTACAAATTCAATGATGCAATTCCTGCGTGA
- the bfr gene encoding bacterioferritin, translating to MKGDPKVIEHLNKVLGNELVAINQYFLHARMYDNWGLKELGKQEYHESIDEMKHADWLIERILFLEGIPNLQHLGKLMIGENTEEMLKCDLKIEHKAIPDLRDAIAYCESVRDYGSRELLEKILDSEEEHVDWLETQLELIDKVGLKNYLQTQMEKASG from the coding sequence ATGAAAGGCGACCCCAAGGTTATCGAACATTTAAACAAAGTATTAGGTAATGAGCTGGTAGCCATTAACCAATATTTTTTGCACGCTCGCATGTACGACAACTGGGGGTTAAAGGAGCTTGGCAAGCAGGAGTATCACGAATCTATTGATGAAATGAAGCACGCCGACTGGTTGATCGAGCGTATTCTTTTCCTTGAGGGCATTCCCAACCTGCAGCACTTGGGCAAACTGATGATCGGTGAAAACACCGAGGAAATGCTCAAGTGTGATTTGAAAATCGAGCACAAGGCAATTCCCGACCTTCGTGATGCTATCGCCTATTGCGAATCTGTACGCGATTACGGTAGCCGCGAGCTGCTGGAAAAAATTCTCGATTCCGAAGAGGAACACGTGGACTGGCTGGAGACCCAGCTTGAGCTGATCGACAAAGTGGGACTCAAGAATTACCTGCAAACCCAGATGGAAAAAGCGTCCGGCTGA
- the grxD gene encoding Grx4 family monothiol glutaredoxin: protein MDTLENIKQQIADNAILLYMKGSPNAPQCGFSMRASQAMMACGKRFAYVDILSNPDIRTELPKYANWPTFPQLWVKGELIGGCDIIMEMYENGELKTLIDEAAAEGEGDN from the coding sequence ATGGATACACTGGAGAACATCAAACAGCAGATTGCCGACAACGCCATCCTGCTTTATATGAAAGGTAGCCCCAACGCCCCCCAGTGCGGCTTTTCCATGCGCGCCTCCCAGGCGATGATGGCCTGCGGTAAGCGCTTCGCCTATGTGGACATCCTGTCCAATCCGGATATTCGCACCGAACTGCCGAAGTATGCCAACTGGCCAACTTTTCCTCAGCTGTGGGTTAAAGGCGAGTTGATCGGTGGTTGCGATATCATCATGGAAATGTATGAAAATGGTGAGCTGAAAACCCTGATTGATGAGGCTGCGGCTGAAGGTGAGGGCGACAACTAG
- a CDS encoding spondin domain-containing protein, which translates to MRIYTLGALLLPLAITALLAGCSSDNNSRNDEPATPVPTPTPEAVTLGFEVTITNLTQNQPLSPVAIVAHDSTLRGWVVGQPSSAGLELLAEGGDNSEFLTGLEDSGSYTDVSGTAPLGPGATERFTLEFDEEEEVLLTIVTMLVNTNDAFSGLTQIDISSLAVGDSLQRLAPVYDAGTEFNSELVGTIPGPADGGEGFNAERDDVDFVARHPGIVSRADGYDASALEQSHRFDQPAMLLEITRTE; encoded by the coding sequence ATGAGAATATACACGTTGGGCGCTCTGCTATTGCCCCTGGCCATCACAGCCCTCCTGGCCGGTTGTAGCAGCGATAACAACAGCCGTAATGACGAGCCAGCTACCCCTGTACCCACACCTACCCCGGAAGCTGTCACGTTGGGATTTGAAGTAACAATTACCAACCTGACCCAAAATCAGCCTCTGTCACCAGTGGCGATAGTGGCCCACGATAGTACTTTGCGAGGCTGGGTTGTTGGTCAACCTTCCAGTGCCGGTCTCGAGCTGCTTGCCGAGGGCGGTGATAACAGTGAGTTTCTGACTGGGCTGGAAGATTCAGGTAGTTATACCGATGTGAGTGGGACGGCACCGCTTGGACCCGGGGCAACTGAACGCTTTACCCTAGAGTTCGATGAAGAGGAGGAGGTGTTGTTGACGATTGTCACCATGCTGGTCAATACCAATGATGCATTTAGCGGACTCACGCAAATTGATATTTCCTCCCTGGCGGTAGGCGACTCACTGCAGAGACTGGCTCCGGTTTACGATGCCGGCACGGAGTTTAACAGCGAGCTAGTAGGCACTATTCCCGGCCCCGCCGACGGTGGCGAGGGTTTTAACGCTGAGCGGGATGATGTGGATTTTGTTGCACGTCATCCCGGCATAGTCAGCCGTGCGGATGGCTACGACGCGTCAGCTCTCGAGCAGTCACACCGTTTTGATCAGCCGGCCATGCTTCTGGAAATAACCCGGACCGAGTAA
- a CDS encoding spondin domain-containing protein, with protein sequence MKIKSVLSALTLATVATAAQAQTASVEITNLTQGIYFTPLLVSAHVGEFHLFETGSAASPELQMMAEGGDISGLVAAATAMGAANVENPAAGLLAPGTSTNIEALDTGSNGFLSITAMLLPTNDGFVGLDAWKIPTEPGSYTLYLNAYDAGTEANNELLVEGSGAPFVAGIPANPGANGGVGGIGITAEEVNQQVHIHRGNIGDTDPDAGSSDLDARIHRWLNPVAKVVVTVQ encoded by the coding sequence ATGAAAATAAAGTCAGTTCTCAGCGCGTTGACGCTGGCCACTGTCGCGACAGCGGCCCAGGCGCAAACTGCGTCAGTGGAAATCACGAATCTCACCCAGGGTATTTATTTTACGCCGTTACTGGTTTCCGCACATGTTGGTGAATTTCACCTGTTTGAAACCGGCTCCGCCGCAAGCCCGGAATTACAAATGATGGCCGAAGGCGGTGATATCAGTGGTTTGGTAGCCGCTGCCACAGCAATGGGGGCGGCCAATGTGGAAAATCCTGCGGCCGGTTTGCTAGCTCCAGGCACCAGTACCAATATCGAGGCGCTTGATACCGGCAGCAATGGATTCCTGTCCATAACCGCCATGCTGTTACCCACCAATGACGGTTTTGTCGGTCTCGATGCTTGGAAAATACCCACCGAACCGGGCAGCTATACCCTTTACCTCAATGCCTATGATGCCGGCACCGAGGCCAATAATGAATTGCTCGTTGAGGGCAGCGGAGCGCCATTTGTTGCTGGTATCCCCGCCAATCCAGGCGCTAATGGAGGTGTGGGTGGAATAGGTATCACAGCAGAAGAAGTTAACCAGCAAGTACATATCCATCGCGGCAATATCGGCGACACTGACCCCGACGCTGGCAGCAGTGACTTGGATGCCCGTATTCACCGCTGGTTGAACCCTGTAGCTAAGGTCGTCGTAACTGTTCAGTAA